A genomic window from Pseudomonas alcaligenes includes:
- a CDS encoding helix-turn-helix domain-containing protein, protein MDIAEVARRSGLPASTLRFYEEKGLVQVLNRQGERRRFGPQILDQLALISLGQSAGFSLEEIRSMLTSNGEPNIDRQALLAKAAEIDASIKRLRAMSRGLRHAAACRAPSHAECPTFQRLLKDAAAAAHARKTGRKPGR, encoded by the coding sequence ATGGATATCGCCGAAGTCGCCAGGCGCTCCGGGTTGCCCGCGTCGACGCTGCGCTTCTACGAGGAAAAGGGCCTGGTACAGGTGCTCAACCGCCAGGGCGAGCGGCGCCGCTTCGGCCCGCAGATTCTCGACCAGCTGGCGCTGATCTCCCTCGGCCAGTCCGCCGGCTTCAGCCTGGAGGAGATCCGCAGCATGCTGACCAGCAATGGCGAGCCGAACATCGACCGCCAGGCGCTACTGGCCAAGGCTGCCGAGATCGATGCCAGCATCAAGCGCCTGCGCGCCATGAGCCGTGGCCTGCGCCATGCCGCCGCCTGCCGGGCGCCGAGCCATGCCGAGTGCCCGACTTTCCAGCGCCTGCTCAAGGACGCCGCCGCCGCGGCGCATGCGCGCAAGACCGGGCGCAAGCCGGGGCGCTAG